tacatatttgGAATTTGGTATTTACAATATGTAACAGCAACAGTCACTTGTTATCTTAAGAGAcagaggtcagctgttctggaccaattcttgcaagaacagtattgtcaaaggTATTTGCAAAAAACATCAAAtctcatgatgaaactggctctcatgaagaccattaTAGGAAAGCAAGCCCAAAACTTACCTCAGACACATTTTAATGTATATGTCAAGGTATGtgtcaactgttcaaaggagattattgcatattttggaggCCTTCAgctttgttttacagtgtagaaataaataattaggaaAGACCGTGGAATTAGAGGTTGTacccaaacctttgactggtagttTTAGCTGTTTGACTGGTAACAAACAGCTAAAACAGACCAATATCTCAGAAGGTACTGTGGACAGCAGCTAGCTAAACAGTGACCAAAGAGCTTCTTACCTGTTGTGGATGTTGGGATGTTCACAAATTAAATCAGCAAGAGCTTTCAAAGAGTCTGAAACAAGATATCAATGACATCCGTTATGACACCAATcaataaacaagcaaacaaacaaataaatattgtaaaaaattataataataaaaacctttaagTGACTTGATCTGATTTGTGCCATATGGAGCAGAGGAGAAGTTCCCACAGAAGATGAAGCATGTGGGAGGCATTGCTGAATAACCTGTAacaagcacaattttttttttagattaatacTTAATGAAAGCAACAACTTTAATAAATGTCTATATATTCTTCATTTACTGTATCAAGTAGAAATGTAAGGAAAATGCATCAAACCTGAAAACATGGTCTGGAGCTTATCCAGCACCTCAACACTGTCCAGCCACAAGTCAGAAATGATAACAAACATGGCATCTTCATTCTCTTCTTCAAGCTGCTTAAGCTTGGCAGATGCTTTTACTGAGGTTGTGGATGGACCACCAAAGAAATTCACATTACCATAATATGACCTGAAATAGAAGAGCTAAtgttaaaagtgtgtgtttttttaaacaaatatctgaattcatttaaaaaagaaaaacatttgaatggacTTACAAACAATTAATCGGCTTAAATGTGGATTATAAATGAGAATCATCTGGCTTTTTTTCCAATAATGCTGAATAGCCTTtaccattttaacaaaaactttatCTTCTAGGGTTactaaatggtttaaaaaactaaaagctGCAAATAAGGAACTTAAtcagaatttatatatatatatataataacttgCTTGTGCTTATTTAATGTGCTAACTTGCTTgtgctttataatttttttggggtCTTTTCTTGTGCTTTatctaatttttaaatatttacaaaaacagaatgaaataattgaataattgtATGAAAGTTATAATGTCATAGAAAGTTATAAAGTCATATTATACCATTAGTCAATCATGTCAATCATATTAGCACTAATACATGTATCTGTTCATTatgaaaatacatattttaattgATGACATATCATTGATGACACCATTCTGGTTATTCAAACTAGTCATTTTAGATCATGTTTGCCTGTACATGACAATATGTGGATGGTTATTTCTTCACCTGGTAGTAGAGGAGGGTTCAATTGGTGGAAAACCAAAGGCACTGACATGAAAAATTGAGTCTTCATACcaacctgataaaaaaaaataaaaaaaaaagacatgacatGAAAAAGTGTCCAAAACTAACTTTTGGAGCACAGCAAACAACATATTGACAGTTATGTGTTGACATAATAGTCACCTTCAGCCAACACAAAGCCAGATTCGGTGTACAGCCCACTGTGGAACTGGTGAGAAACCGAGTTAAGGCacagacattaaaaaaagttataaaacagttgagagagagagagagcatgtccAATGCCATTTAAACACGAGTGCTGGTCAAGCATGGTTAGCACCTTTGCAAGGATGTATCTAGGTCTGAAATGCAAAGACAGGCTGGCCTCTGGCCCCCACAGGGATAGATGATCCTGTctccagtttactggtatacaaTAGATAATGTTATTCAATGTTCACTTAGATAAGATTAGTGTTGTAGTTGAATGGTTAATATTCAAGAGCATCACAAATTAAAACTTATACTGAGTAAATTCTTTTAAACCGATAAAGCTGCTTGGTTGAGCAACAATGCAAtttgaataatataaaattaattcattatgACTTTATATGACTTTTACTTTGAGGAGCAATAAAAGGATATTGCCTTGGAAAGGTTCAACTGCACAGAGCCAGTCAGGTCTTCAAGAAAAAACTTTCCCtgagagagaaaacagaaaTAATGCACTGGCTCTAAAACAGACATTTCTCATGATGTATACAATACAAATGTTCTGTAATCTATTACGTATTTTAGATCTCAAAATTTGAAATCATGCAtacagtgttttgttttgcaaGAAAAGGTCATATACCAGAGAACACCTACTGTACCTCTTTAAGCTGTGTGATCATGCCAAGGACAATAACTTCACCCAGTTTTGCAGTGTTTCCTAAAAGAGCCTCCACAGTCTTTAACTGCACGGGAAACCACATTAATATTGTAGTGATTAAAAGGtcacaaaatacacaaaatatttatcttttaacATCAAACTCACTTACACATTATTGGAATTTGAGAAACAcgaattagcctactctgcatgtctttggactgtggtaacTGAAATccctggagaaaacccaacaaccacagggagaacatgcaaatgccacgaacacagacacaaagacgGGATTCAAACtctgtgaggccacagtgctaaccacaatcCAACTGTGCCACCATATATGTCTGATGTATTTGTTGACTTATGTATTTTAGccaattatttatattacattaaaacCTTTAGACTTGAAAACTCAGTTGATCTCAGGCATTCTCATCAGGGTTGTTGGCACAGTAGCCGATCTTGCAAACTCACGATTAtaagtattgtttttattttttagcaaagCTAAATTAGCTAAATttgtcaatttttgtttttaaataattttggttGCAGAGGTCTGATTAAACAATGAGCAGTGTTACTTTACCTGGAACTTATTTCTAGCTTCATCTGCAGCAACGCCAATCAATGGTGCAGTAAAGAGTTCATGTCTGTGTATCCTCTAGACattggaaacaaaaaaagagaatttgGACATTGAAAAAAGGAATTAATAGTTAAAAGTTGGAAccttggataaaaaaaaaataattaaatgtacccACTAGGTTTGTACagtacagattttttatttatttattctattttaaaatatcagTCAACTATTTAATCTTCCAGAACCATTAGCCTTATTCCTCCGCTTGCATTAATTTCATGTACTGCTCTACagaaaaacactgctctgtcgtgattttttttcgaaggtaaagtgcaggttaatttgttttaatttttacttcacggcagtgattctgttagtgggtcgctcaatcgagtgtcattaaagagatttcttgtttatttttccgataaaacagtgttgtcgctgtgtgcgcgcatgtcaaaagagtggaggaagggtaactgtgtaagacgagaagggggagaggggagcttactttagttTTACACACAGcgcctttttttaaaggtaaagtgcaagttaatttgttttatttttactttatattctgtgttaattatttttatgtactaattttttggggctgtggagcGAATattttgagtttctattatttcttatgggaaaaaaaattggtttacgagtgttttggaatacgagcccgcttctgtAAAGAactatgctcgtaatccaaggttccactataatcccagatcataacactgctacCAGAGGCATGTACAGTGGGAACTATGCATTATGGGTGCATCGTTTCAtatgcttctttttttctcacactAACACATCCATCACTCTGAAATACTCATCAGTATCGACTCATCAGACCTTTTCCgttgctccaaagtctaattTTTATGCTCCCCAGtaaaccttttttctgattagtctcactaacaagtagtTTCCTTATGGCCAAACAACTGTTTAACCCCAATCCTCTGAGTTCTCATTACATTGCGTGCATATGGAAATGCTTCTACTTtcatattaaacatagctatgagCTGCGTTCCacttcacagaataatttaaaGGGTGATCCACACTCCCTGCTTCCTGTGCAGGGAATGTTATGGGAACTTCCCTTAACTAAATTCCACTATTCGGAAAACACTGCGATGTTACCAGTGTTCATCACTCTGTTCATTACCCCAGGAACATAAGCACCATCAGTACCTGTTGCTGCTACTGTAGAAATTTTACACAACCGAAATTAAATATTGACTATTTATTAGAACAAATACTGATGTCATTACAAAATGTATACTATTAAAATGTGCATAAGTACTTGATTAATTTGCAATTTGCTAGCCATAACTTATGTAATAGTTTGGATTTATTgatttactatatattttaattttattaaaatattacaataatcACAAATTTGTATTGTGTCATATAAATATTATGTCAccgttaaatatttaaatcactTTCAAAGCTCCATTTTGTTCTGCATTCTAATGGGCAATGACTGATGGGTAATTTTGCATGTCCAATGATAAACAACGGTTCCCATACTCCTTACACTTCCATAGTTTCCTTTTGAGCTAAGCAGTATCACTCCCTAATTTGCAACTCATGTTAGGATTACATTATCCAGGCTGCCTGatgcacataaaataaaaccataaataaaatatcttctGCTGAACGTTGGCTCTGTGTCTTCTTATAGTCATCTAATGTTCTGGTCAGATCCAGAAGGAGTTATTGCACTTTTACaatccagttccagtaatttcaaatatGTATGTGTCTAAAAGTGTGTTCCCCCTCAccgttttttttgtgtaaaaacttaaaaaataagttGATCATAGTGGATCTTAGCATTAGGCCTAAGACAAACAACATCATATACAATCTTTTACTGTGccacatttaactttttattaaatttaacaaattttaaaaaaaaattatatataatgttgTTTGTCTGATGCCTAATGCAAGattaaaacgtgaaaaagattTCATAAGTAAAAAGCATTCAAGTCCGTTACCAGAAGTGGACATCCCAGCACTTTTACCCCATGTCAGATTGTGTAACGCTCAGAGAAACCCAAAAGCTACATCTCAAaccctcactgagcatgttaaagtccatgacagcacactatatgtatatgtgtgtgtgtgtgtgtgtgtgtgtgtgtgtgtgtgtgtgtgtgagagagagagagagagagagagaatttcttGACAAGAATGGTCTTTCCAGGTCACACATACTTGATCAATCAGTTATCTTACCTGCTGTAGGATGGTATAGCGTTCTCGAAAGAGCTCAGCCTTGTCTCTAGCTTGGCCACACACACTAGGGACTGGATGGTTGGTCATGCTTATTCtgtaagatgaaaaaaaaaaaaacagccagtaGTACGCATACCTTATCAGTTAACTTACCCTCTGGTAAAGGGAGATTCTACAAGCAATACAACTGATGTATTCAAGTATTCAATAAACagtagtaaaatatttataaccATAAAAAGATGATTTAATATGAATGAAAATACTGTAGTGGATTAAGAGATTGCTTACGGGATGAATTTCTTTCTTTCGGTACTGTACATGAATCTAGGTACATCAAAAGCTCCAATGATGTTAAACACGTTGTCTCTAGAAACAGAGAAGATCACTGATTGGGCTGATGTTTTCAGTGTTAGAgggaaaaatgcattattaaactTCTGAAGTCTTACATAGTTTCATCACATGACTGACTGCAGTCCTGCACAGCAGTCTCAGCTACAGAGAGCTCAATCATGTTAGAAGACACTGAAATGAACAAGGATCAAGAGAATTATTAGTTTGCTTATTCATAAGTAAAGCTGCTGGCTGTTAATTATTTGAGCGGGTTCTTACAGGGCTGTTTCTCAATTCCATCCAGGATCCGCTCAATGACATCCTCCAGTTCTACTTCACTCACAGACTCCAACACTTCCACCAGATATTTGCTGGCTTCACTGTGAAGAACATCAAATCATATATTACTTCATTTGCTAGTGTACATATTGCTTCACATATTTTGGATAAAGTCCAATATTAAGACTTGATTATTATCAGTGAGCCCTTAATAAAGACTGCAAGTCAGGCATTGCAGTGTGGCCATTGCATTGCAAATAATTAATCTACTAGAAGTTTGGGAGTCGGATGATGAGAACTGCATCTTTCAGTCTAAAGAAGCTACTTggataagcagtgaaacattttgGATGGCCAAAAAGAAGTCAGCTTGACATCACAACTTCCAGACAATATCAACTGGATGACAGAAAATTTTTATccacaaatatataatttcgTTATAATCAGTTGATTACAACCTACATCATAATACAGTACGTCCCTTACATACAAACAAGCTCCGTTCCGAGAGCTCGTTTGTAAGTTGAATTTGTTCGTAAGTAATACAAACATTGTAAGGGTAATAGGATAATAACAGAATtagctatacacagtatattagaGTACAGTGTTCTTTAGAATCATGCCAGTGGTTGAACAATTCAAGTTAAAAGAACCAACAATGTCTGCCATATTTTCATCCCgctccattctctcaattattttcacttttgtctccatcaaTATTAATTGTCGCTTCTTAGTAGTACCAGCTTTATCGCCGCTGCTTTTATGCTTGCTTCTAGACAACCTGGGCCTTTACTGCCCTTGCAGATGATGCAGCTTGCATGCGACAATGTACGCCAGACATGTGATCGAAATTCTGCAATTAAACATGTGTGACTGCATGCCtgttagtgatgggaagtttgaatccttttagtgactcggttctttgaatatCGTTCATATCATAGCTTGCTTGTATatcgaatctttttttgagtcatttagttcatttcccttttttttgataagaagttaaataaaacgtaatgtaaatgtatgtaatgaaaatattacaatgcagctaaggacatattataataaacattttccaGTCTGAGtggttcgttcttttgaatctattgcactgcatagggtctatgggagtcacgtaaAAAAAGAATGACGGACACGGGTCTTGAAGATTCGTTGGAACTGTTCaaatctgtttcctgtgtaatgcattGCAtggcgtctatgggagtcatgtgacaaaagaacgaacgactcagagtagaagagtcattgagaaagaatcgctcaattctgtttcttgtacataacctacgggaGTTTTGCAATGATTTGTgcacttaaatttaattttatttaaagcagctttacataatcacaagaaaatttgtatgaaatttaGTAAAATTATATGCATAAATGAGAATGATTCGATtctgacggcgacagtggcaaggattcctgagatgacaataggaagaaaccttgtgaGGAAAAacactcaacagggaacccatcctaatTTACCAGGGATTGATCAGCAGTTGTACACAGAGTTAGGTGCCTGGAAGTTTAGTACAACTGTCAtgagcagtggtggctcaaacagttAAGGATGTGCGTAAGGCAATCAGAAGAATGTTTAATCCCCAGAATTGAGAAGCTTGAACAAGGCTCTTAAAGCTCACATATTTAGGActgagtgacatttttttttaagcacaacctagacaatatgatgaactgaattttagttcattttaacccAAATGTGACTgatcaaaaaaaagaagaaattatatatatatatatatatatatatatatatatattttatgggTCACATTCTAGATGTTCTACATTCTAGATGTTCTACATTCTTAATgtgtcattcccatattctggtagtggtaaaaaaaaaaaatactgttaatTAGTCATTataagtaatgataacttttgttctacatGACGTATCGAAaccaatctttttttaaattgtcattGACTTATGCCGTGTTGCCACTTTTGAAGGGTATTAACCCTCTCTGCTGCAGGAGTGcagtatcctggctgaccctgcactctgaccccgcACCAGCCCagtccaagaccatcttcatggtcaccagtcaccacacacattccCAAGCAGACCATACAGCTCAACCTACATGTGTGTAATACACAACACACTGCATAGACAGTGCATTAGACTGACAGAGTCGACCTAACCAGTTACAGTTCTTTACACAGGCAGTGCACTGCACACTGTTTCATAAGAAACTTGTCGAAAAGAATAACTTGATTTCAATTAACATCTTGCAAAcatgttattaaataaaatataaacatacgGTCTCAGCATTAAGCCTCGCATCTTGAAGCCAGctgatatttttgtttttagtctCCGTGAATCCATTTTCATCCGTTGGCGCTAAATTTTCCCTTCCGCTTCCGGTTTTTTACACTTCCTGTAATAAAAACCCACCACAATGCGCTTCAAAATAAAATCCTCATAGCGTTTGCGTAAAAAAAGAGCTTAGTCTGATTACTTTATAATACTGTAAAATCTTGAAATGACACAGTGGTATTTATAGGAGGTTATAAATttctatatgaaaaataacgaaTATTAACCCATAATAACTCTTATCATGTTCTATTCCGCAGTACTCCGTGCCCAGTTAAACACAGTGCGATGTAAACACAGTGGCGGAGGAGGAACACGGGgcttaaaagtttttaataaatcaatgaAGTCAATGGCAGCATCAAATACCGAACCTGTACCGCGAGAAAGAAGCGGACACACGGCTGTGGTTTCAGAAAATACTTTATTTGTGTGGGGAGGTTATGTGGTAAGTAGTGCTGCAGGTCCGCAGGTGCAGTGCGAATAAATGCACAGATTATCTCTTACATTACAAAGTTTTTAAGCAGACATTCACAAACCTAAGAATGCTGAGGTTGCTGGCAAAAAGCATCATAccatgatgtcactcaatgtgacgTCACTCAGGAAGTCATTAGCCACTTTCCAGCATAAGTTTAAGCAGGGACGTGCACAgacatttcttcttttaaacaaaaaaaaaaaatatatatatatatatatatatatatatatatatatatattaacgcaacactgacttccttttaaaaaaaaataattaaaaaagttaatttttaaaaagttaatatcTTCCTCAAACTCATGcaattgtttaattttcaaaAGATGTCTACAAAATAATCAGTTCACACAGAAACCATGGTCTCCTTAGTATTCACTAGGTTTATAGAGCAGCAAAGGAAACCATTCCACAATGTGCatgttttgaaaacattttctaTGCTACTAGTTTCAAGTATATATTTAGATTAGAATAACCAAAATAACTGCATCAAGCAGAGGggtgtgttttaataataatttgtttatttttttgcacaaggcactacatcattttaattatttcggTGTTATCAGAACACATAACACTTTTAAATCAACACAAATATTCACGCTAAACTGAAGAGGgttgttgctggtattttgttAACTTAAATCATAAGCGGGATAATATATAGCGATTATCCCCTACACATTAGCTAGTCTAGTAGCTCATGAGGCATGCATGCTAGCAAAACACAGGTTAACTATATATTTGTCTTTGGCTAATCAGCAGTAAATTCGAGCCTTATTAAAAACACTAATGGGAGAGAGGGGCTGCTGCTCCCTGcaagtgagtgtgtatgtatatgatgTGCGGGGGTTGGGGGGGGTTTCGCTTCAGAACTCCTGACCTGATATTTAAATAGACTAttcttcaataaatatatttgtttgataGGGAAGCTGTGCGCAAacagaaatatataatatttaaaaaaaaaaaaaaaagcagcccaCTTTCTCTCCAGGAATAAAAAGGGCAGGTGCTCAAGCCCCCTTTGATCTCTATGTGTGCACGTGCCTGAGTTTAAGGCATTGCCACAGCTGAGATGTTTgagatataaaaagaaaaacccttAAGATCATAGTGGCCCAGTTTGGGGGCGATTGTATAAATCCTCTAgaaggagtatatcaaaatccactTGGtactatccgctccttccgcttgcgtgagctcacagttGCCCCTGAGCCTACAGCATCACTTGGGGATCGAACTTTACTACTGCACCACTTGGGGGCTAagcgttatatatatatattttttaattaaattttagctTAATAAGCGAGCAAAGACTTGATATACAAGTAGTACGCAcgtgctttgtctgccgagcatcatgtgatcacaactgacatgctcagtctcagtgcgtgTGCCttactcgtatagtcaacatctgtgtgcgtgcgtgtactgtttattataacattgtgaccatgcgtgtgtgtttgattttttacttaatattttgtattaattattttttatatgaatattttgggtTGTGCAATGAATGATtggagttttcattatttcttatggggaaatttactttaatatacAGGCATGCTTGCTTGGAATCCAAGGTTTAAATAGAAtggtaaaatggaaataaatagaGTGGTAATCACTATTGGCGACACAGTTTCTAGTTGAAGTACAGatgttcctggatggatggatataatGATATTTTGTTGCTTATGTTTTGTCATAGCCCACACATTAGAAAACAgtgatttaaagatttttttaggtcccaagcactatgacatcagccgtatgtcgtcatagtgtgtgagggCCCTCTTGGCccttctaaggattttttttccagcattagGGCTTTTTGGTGACCttaataggtttaaaaaaaataatgaaaattggcagacagttTGAAATTTGCTGCCATTAGGATACCTgagagattttgctgcatagctcatagcatgtatgcacagaaaaaaaaaacagtacacatttagagcttaCTGAGCTGAACAAATCCATGCATGTCATGGCCTCTACTCATTAGTAAGTCCGTTATTCTgggtcatttgcaaaacacaCCAAATGGAACTAATACTCTTCCTAGAGAATTTATATGATTGCCGATGAATGTGAtctcaagacattgaggatgcaaaatctTTGATATCCTAAATGGGTCAGCTGTGACGATGCATTAAACTTATGCCAAAAGGTGATTAATAATTTTctgtgtgacatcacattgaggaCACCACACTGGCTTTTGGGAGGCCTAAACATAAAATGTCCCTTTTTCTAAGAGGATTTAAAGTATATcctctttaaatgcatgtgcctaCTGCCTATTGTTTTTCTGATCCACCTGGGTGGTGCAGAGTGCTTgctactatatatttttatttttatttagttgggACTGTccctaattttattaatttttatggtTAATTAAAACACACTTAGGAAAATCGGTGGAAACTGTTTGGAAACATATCTAAGtacattgtattttaaaaactattaaaaaacaacaacacatctCTCTTTAGATGACCTGCattcaagcattttttaaaacatttattcctaTCACAAACTGGAAGAATATAGCACAAACTATTAATTTCTTGTAGCTGGTATGACTTTAAATATTCTTCATCATATTTTCCTGATTAAAGAATATAGAAATTATCTGTGACATCCCCTGCTTTTAAAAATGATCCTCTTActtcagtttttttctctctaggCCTATGTGTAAGCTGCTTGTACTTTGGTgctaacaataaacagattttttatgtGTAGAACAATGTTGCGGAATGAGAAAGCCTGTGACTTATATTTgatcccatttttttttacatttttaagtcaGTTGCTGGTCATGAAGTCTTCCTCCCAAACAATGAGATCTGGTTGTATGACCTGGACACAGGATTATggtattatttataatgttctttacaatattattatatcatacatTGAAGCTTTCATGTGCACATACATTTAAGTCAGATgtttacatacatactgtacataataaatGTCATGgcaatattgaactttcagtTATGTCTTTCAGCTTTTCAGCTGTATGGGCAgaatgattatactgtataccataCATATTTCATAGAAGAAACGCCTCAAAATATGGTGCATATTAATAATGttgataaaaatgatttattttggcttgtctatcaacatttttaaaattatgccatTACAGTTTCAAGAATATACTTAcaaagatttaaatatttaattttctggTGCTGAAGTCCCGAAATGCCTTAAGTTGCGACGCTGAAAAAATCACTCAGCATTAGTGATCATGATTATGCTGGTAGGTTCTCTATGTCAACATAAAAAAGGGTTTTGTTTGACAGCACTTGTTGGATTAACAGCAGCAGCTTCGCAGTTCTGTGGCTTGACCCCCTGATATTTACTTTAAGCCTCAATCACTGAGCCACCATTGCCCTAAATTCTCATATTTTTGCCTAAAACTTGTTTTTGCTACAAAAAGTGCCTGCTTAAGGTAAAGCGTGCTAAAGGACGTTAAACTGAATCAACCCATGCTTGGtgttttcctccaggtactctagTTTTCTCGCatagtttaaagacatgcagatgtaGTGCGTGAATGATCGCAGAGTGTTTGTATGTACCCCACAATGTATGTACCCTGCGAAGGATGTATCCCACTTTttgcccttagtctcctgggataggctccaggcccccctgccaccctgaatacaggaggAATCGTATAGATGATAATACATACCTCTCTGTATACTGCCTTCCCATGCCACCATGCGAAAAATATTTGCCACCGCATGTTAAATTTTCTAAATCTACTAGCTGCACATAGTGTTATAGCCAgttaatttgtgtaaataattcATCATGCTTTCATAACCactctttaaaatgttaagtcCTGTAATATTCCCATGTCAGCAGGGAATAACAAAGTCATTCAGTATATACAGGTAGTCTGGAAGTCACAATTCTGCACAATTCATGCACTTAGTCCTTTTACTCTGATGtgcccataataataataataattataataaaataatattgccATGGCATTCATGCTCATGAGTCTATGTAAAACTTCTGTcctcaactactgtatatttgtttacAACAAGGAGTATAATGATTTTTAAGAATTGTCACAATTCAAGTACACAACCAGAACAACTGATGCATTCATACATTTAAAATGGCCTAATGTAGTCTAATGTAAATTTTAATGCACTTATATGTCTTATAGGAAAATGTGTTACATGGGTGGGGAAGTTCCTCCATCCATGTCAGGTACCTGCGGTTGCAATCTAAATGGAAACATGTATGTATTTGGTGGTTGCAGTGATGATGGTCAAATCAATGAGGTAATCCTATTGTCAGTCATCAAAAAGATTTAAATCATATACACtacatggccaaaagtatgtggacgcCTGCCCATCATACCCATATGCTGGAGGCACAAAATTGTCTAGCATGTATTTTTATGCTATAGAATTAGGATTTTTCTTCACTTATAATAAGGAACTAACCCCAGCCTGATCTACCAGAACCATAGCCCATGCGTAAACCAAGGTCTATAAAGACATTATTTGCCATTTGGCACAGTGGAAGAACTCGAGTGGCCTGCACTTAAATGGAGTTGAATTGTTTTGCAGACTGAATGTCAGACCTTTCACCCCCTACATCAATGCTTGACTTTAATAATGCTATTGTGGCTATATGGGCAAATCCCCACGTCTAACAATTCTAAAATCGTATTGGATGTGT
This genomic stretch from Clarias gariepinus isolate MV-2021 ecotype Netherlands chromosome 13, CGAR_prim_01v2, whole genome shotgun sequence harbors:
- the pole2 gene encoding DNA polymerase epsilon subunit 2 isoform X1 — translated: MKMDSRRLKTKISAGFKMRGLMLRPEASKYLVEVLESVSEVELEDVIERILDGIEKQPLSSNMIELSVAETAVQDCSQSCDETIDNVFNIIGAFDVPRFMYSTERKKFIPISMTNHPVPSVCGQARDKAELFRERYTILQQRIHRHELFTAPLIGVAADEARNKFQLKTVEALLGNTAKLGEVIVLGMITQLKEGKFFLEDLTGSVQLNLSKAQFHSGLYTESGFVLAEGWYEDSIFHVSAFGFPPIEPSSTTRSYYGNVNFFGGPSTTSVKASAKLKQLEEENEDAMFVIISDLWLDSVEVLDKLQTMFSGYSAMPPTCFIFCGNFSSAPYGTNQIKSLKDSLKALADLICEHPNIHNSSRFVFIPGPEDPGPRSILPRPPLAEHITEEFRQRIPFSVFTTNPCRIQYCSQEMVVIREDLVNKMCRNCLTIPSTSLDIPNHFVKTILSQGHLTPLPLYVSPVYWAYDYALRVYPVPDIIVFADKYDPFSISSSDCLCLNPGSFPKSGFSFKVYYPSSRTVEDSKLQGL
- the pole2 gene encoding DNA polymerase epsilon subunit 2 isoform X2; amino-acid sequence: MKMDSRRLKTKISAGFKMRGLMLRPEASKYLVEVLESVSEVELEDVIERILDGIEKQPLSSNMIELSVAETAVQDCSQSCDETIDNVFNIIGAFDVPRFMYSTERKKFIPISMTNHPVPSVCGQARDKAELFRERYTILQQLKTVEALLGNTAKLGEVIVLGMITQLKEGKFFLEDLTGSVQLNLSKAQFHSGLYTESGFVLAEGWYEDSIFHVSAFGFPPIEPSSTTRSYYGNVNFFGGPSTTSVKASAKLKQLEEENEDAMFVIISDLWLDSVEVLDKLQTMFSGYSAMPPTCFIFCGNFSSAPYGTNQIKSLKDSLKALADLICEHPNIHNSSRFVFIPGPEDPGPRSILPRPPLAEHITEEFRQRIPFSVFTTNPCRIQYCSQEMVVIREDLVNKMCRNCLTIPSTSLDIPNHFVKTILSQGHLTPLPLYVSPVYWAYDYALRVYPVPDIIVFADKYDPFSISSSDCLCLNPGSFPKSGFSFKVYYPSSRTVEDSKLQGL